GGCTAAGTGCAAATACACATAGAAGCAAAAGATATACGCACGCAGGGTAAAAATACACTATATTAGTTTGCACCTCATCAAGCCCGATAAATCTACCAAAAACACCAAATCCGTCAAATCCACCCAAAACTTCTCTAAGAAATATAATCCCAAAAAGCAGTGCAAAAATACTGCTTAGTGTTTTGTTTGTGCTGTGGCTTTTTTGGCTTAGAAATGCTTTTATCCCCCAAGCTAGTGCCATAACCCCTGCCACAGCACAAATATTTTTGCCAAAATACACAGCAAGCGGATAGGAAATGCTTAAGCACACAAACACTACATTAAACGCGACTAGAGCGCACTTTTTGGCAAAATCTTTGTCGTTTTGCAATTTGAGTGCTTTCATAGCCTCTTTTAGTGGGCTTAAAAAAGAAAATCTGTGAATTTTTGGCATTTTTTAGAATCTTTATGATTCTTTGTTTGTGCTAAGTGTCTTGTAGACAATGTCTATGATGTCTTGGAGGGTTTGGACTTCTTTGAAATCAGGTGCTTCCATACGATAGCCCGTTTTTTTGCGGATAAAGTCAAGCAAATCAATCGCATCAATGCTATCAATCTCTAAATCGTGGTAGATTTTCGCCTCTGGCGTGATTTTTTCTTCTTTGATTTCAAAAAGCTCAATTAACGCGCCTTTTAGCACTTCAAAGATTTCTTGTTTTTCCATTTATACTCCTTGTTTATGATTTGGCTTAGGCTTTTGCTTGTTCGGTAATGTATTTACTAAGAGTTGCCACGCTATAAAAAATCTCTTTTAGATTCCCTTGCTTGCTATCTAGCTTTAGTCCGTATTGCTTTTGGATAGCAAGTCCTAGCTCTAGCGCATCTACGCTATCAAGTCCCAAGCCGTTATCCTCTGTGCCAAAAAGTGGCATATCATCGCCAATATCACTAGATTTCATATCGGGTAGATTTAGACTTGTGATGATGAGGTTTTTTAGCTCTTCTTTTAATTGATTTAATTCATTTTGGGATTGATTTTGTGGTTTGTCGGTTTGCATTCTCTCTCCTTAAGTTGTGTTTGTAAGCGTGCTGTGAAGTTGCTTGGTTAGCATTCATTTAGTGGTGCGTATAGATTCCCTAGATATTCGTGCAGTGCGCGAACCCTTAGAGAATCGCTTTTGTCTTTTGCAAAATCATCTAAGATGATTTGACTTTCTAGCGAAATCTCGTAGTGTAGTGTTTGAGCTGGCGTATTATACCATTTTGAATCTTTTTGTAGGCTTTTTGGGTGCATTTTGATAAAAATTGCGCTTAAAGATTTCGCGCCGTGTATCGCTATGTAGCTGGCAGCTTTGTGGAAAGAAATTTTATCTTTTGTGCGAGTGCCCTCTGGGAAAATCAGCAGGGATTCCCCGCTTTTTAGAGATTCTATGCTTTTTTGCAGTAGTTCTTCATTAGCTGTGTTTAGGA
This genomic stretch from Helicobacter macacae MIT 99-5501 harbors:
- a CDS encoding acyl carrier protein, whose product is MEKQEIFEVLKGALIELFEIKEEKITPEAKIYHDLEIDSIDAIDLLDFIRKKTGYRMEAPDFKEVQTLQDIIDIVYKTLSTNKES
- a CDS encoding COG4648 family protein; the encoded protein is MPKIHRFSFLSPLKEAMKALKLQNDKDFAKKCALVAFNVVFVCLSISYPLAVYFGKNICAVAGVMALAWGIKAFLSQKSHSTNKTLSSIFALLFGIIFLREVLGGFDGFGVFGRFIGLDEVQTNIVYFYPACVYLLLLCVFALSLKGEALITRFAMHSHGVQTQSELPKYVISYTRTLTKIWILYFGLSSIIAFILALLEEKLYWSLFCGGICYVALGLLFCMEWIYRTYYFIPKHKRLDNV
- a CDS encoding phosphopantetheine-binding protein → MQTDKPQNQSQNELNQLKEELKNLIITSLNLPDMKSSDIGDDMPLFGTEDNGLGLDSVDALELGLAIQKQYGLKLDSKQGNLKEIFYSVATLSKYITEQAKA